The following are encoded in a window of Haloarcula halophila genomic DNA:
- a CDS encoding DUF7504 family protein, protein MSELPEELAGATNTLICAPSMSRHAGGGTHCTELLNAGETPASVLWVTYTRSPSACVEAVRRSGVEPASLSVIAVGETPMEDDESLSSVRVDTVSTPSDLTGLGITLSQTLSGREDVVVCFDSLTAVLQYVERETLYEFLHAVVGQLHAADALAHFHLDPTAHDRQTVDALTSLFDAVVHVRDGDREIRTRQLL, encoded by the coding sequence ATGAGTGAGCTTCCCGAGGAACTCGCCGGAGCGACCAACACGCTGATCTGTGCGCCGTCGATGAGCCGCCACGCGGGTGGCGGGACCCACTGTACCGAGCTACTCAACGCGGGAGAGACGCCCGCGAGCGTCCTGTGGGTTACGTACACCCGCTCGCCGTCGGCGTGTGTCGAGGCCGTGCGCAGGTCGGGGGTCGAGCCGGCATCGCTGTCGGTCATCGCTGTCGGCGAGACCCCGATGGAAGACGACGAATCGCTCTCGTCGGTCAGGGTCGACACCGTCTCGACACCCAGTGACCTTACCGGGCTGGGGATCACGCTCAGCCAGACGCTCTCGGGCCGTGAAGATGTCGTCGTCTGTTTCGATTCGCTGACGGCCGTCCTCCAGTACGTCGAACGTGAGACGCTATACGAGTTCCTCCACGCCGTCGTCGGCCAACTCCACGCCGCCGACGCACTGGCACACTTCCATCTCGATCCGACAGCCCACGACAGGCAGACCGTCGACGCGCTGACCTCACTGTTCGATGCCGTCGTCCACGTTCGGGACGGCGACCGGGAGATCCGGACTCGACAATTATTGTAA
- a CDS encoding MinD/ParA family ATP-binding protein, translating to MILTVTGGKGGVGKSTVAYNLGAELDGVVVDGDLAMADLPERRGPDLHDVLAGRAAPMAAVDESGPVTLVPCGRTLAGARASDPATLTDVLETLDRTYRWVIVDSPAGLQADVGLPLSVADAALVVTVPDRAALADALRVRALARELDTGLCRVVLNRVRDAHRTEALADQFGAPVVTVPESDRLATAHRHGRPVGQIAPESPAADAFETLATAAYGCRSL from the coding sequence ATGATCCTGACCGTCACCGGCGGGAAAGGCGGTGTCGGGAAGTCGACGGTGGCGTACAACCTCGGGGCGGAACTCGACGGCGTCGTCGTCGACGGGGATCTCGCGATGGCGGACCTCCCGGAGCGACGCGGACCGGACCTCCACGACGTGTTGGCCGGCCGGGCGGCGCCGATGGCGGCCGTCGACGAGAGCGGCCCGGTCACGCTGGTTCCCTGTGGACGAACGCTGGCGGGCGCGCGGGCGTCCGACCCGGCGACACTCACCGACGTCCTGGAGACGCTCGACCGTACCTACCGGTGGGTGATCGTCGATTCGCCGGCGGGGCTCCAGGCGGACGTGGGGCTCCCGCTGTCGGTCGCCGACGCTGCACTCGTCGTGACAGTCCCCGACCGGGCGGCGCTCGCCGACGCGCTCCGCGTCCGGGCGCTGGCCAGGGAACTCGACACGGGACTCTGCCGGGTCGTCCTCAACCGCGTTCGAGACGCCCATCGGACCGAAGCGCTAGCCGATCAGTTCGGCGCTCCCGTCGTCACGGTCCCGGAGAGCGACCGGCTCGCGACGGCTCACCGGCACGGGCGCCCTGTCGGGCAGATCGCTCCGGAATCACCGGCCGCAGACGCGTTCGAGACGCTCGCGACGGCTGCCTACGGCTGTAGATCACTGTAG
- a CDS encoding transcription initiation factor IIB, producing the protein MSTTVSSCPECDSPVERTGSESVCSQCGLVVGEDAIDRGPEWRSFDDDDTERARTGAPLTRSRHDRGLSTEIGRSTRLKGRKRRQLARLRREHTRAQVSSKRERNQVYSFTEIRRIVCALGLSDALRDRACVLFESAQQADLLQGRSLEGFAAATVYATCRTEGVARTVEELCRVAKADSDELRAAYDALNRELGLPTGPIDPREYVPRFATELDVPDAVRQCAEELVCEARERNLVSGRNPAGVAAACLYTAARRQDVELTQAEAAAVADVTPVTLRGTYSDLQP; encoded by the coding sequence ATGAGCACGACAGTGTCGAGCTGCCCCGAGTGTGATAGCCCAGTCGAACGAACCGGTTCCGAGAGTGTCTGTTCACAGTGTGGGTTGGTCGTCGGCGAGGACGCCATCGACCGCGGCCCGGAGTGGCGTTCGTTCGACGACGACGATACCGAACGCGCCCGGACCGGCGCCCCGCTGACCCGTTCGCGCCACGACCGCGGGCTCTCGACCGAGATCGGTCGATCGACGCGACTCAAGGGTCGAAAACGCCGGCAACTGGCCCGGTTACGGCGAGAGCACACCCGGGCACAGGTCAGTTCGAAACGCGAGCGCAACCAGGTCTACTCCTTTACCGAGATCCGCCGCATCGTCTGTGCGCTCGGTCTCTCGGACGCGCTACGGGATCGGGCATGCGTGCTGTTCGAGTCCGCCCAGCAGGCGGACCTGTTACAGGGTCGGTCGCTGGAGGGCTTCGCTGCGGCGACGGTGTACGCGACCTGTCGGACCGAGGGCGTCGCACGGACCGTCGAGGAGCTGTGCCGTGTCGCCAAGGCCGACAGCGACGAGTTGCGTGCGGCCTACGACGCGTTGAACCGGGAGTTGGGACTGCCGACGGGGCCGATCGACCCCCGGGAGTACGTCCCACGGTTCGCGACCGAACTCGACGTGCCCGACGCCGTCCGACAGTGCGCGGAAGAACTGGTCTGTGAGGCCCGCGAGCGAAACCTCGTCAGCGGCCGGAACCCGGCCGGCGTCGCAGCCGCCTGCCTGTACACTGCCGCACGTAGACAGGACGTCGAACTCACGCAGGCAGAGGCAGCGGCTGTCGCAGACGTGACGCCGGTGACACTGCGTGGGACCTACAGTGATCTACAGCCGTAG